The sequence AGTTAAGCCCGACTCATATTCCTTCATACCTCTCGGAGACAAGAGAAAGCTCACAATGGAGCAGATTTTAAAGAGGACTCCGAAAGGGGAAGCCTATGCCTGGATTCTTGAGGGAAAGAAGGAGTATCCGATAATTGTTGATGCAGCAGACAATGTTGTAAGCTTCCCGCCGATTATCAACGGAATCCTAACCCAGGTAACAGATGAAACCAGGAACATTTTCATTGATGTCACAGGGACAGATGAGCTTGCAGTTTCGCAGGCATTGAACATCATTGCATTGACCATTGCAGACAGGGGCGGGATAATATGCTCAGTTAAGACAGGCAGGGACATAACTCCTGATTTGAAGCCTTCTCAAATGCCCCTTGACATTCCTTATGCAAACAAGATGCTTTCATTGAATCTCAAAGAGTCTGACATAAAGAATCTGCTCTCAAAGATGGGGATAGGTTACAAGGGAAAGAAGGCATTAATACCCGCATACAGGGTGGATATCCTTCACCAGATGGACCTTGTTGAGGACATTGCAGTTGCCTACGGCTATGAGAATTTTGAGCCAGAGTTTTCTGAATTCTCAACAACAGGCGAAGAGGATAAGAGGGAAATATTCTTCAGGCACGTTTCAGAAATCCTTGTGGGCCTGGGCTTTTTGGAGACAAGCACATGCCATCTTACAAACTACAATAACATAAAGATGAAGATGAACTGCGATATAGGCTACATTGAGCTTGCAAACTCAGTATCATCTGACTACTACATCTTAAGACCATGGCTTCTTCCCTCTCTCATAAAAGTCCTTTCTGAGAACAAGAACAGGGAATTGCCTCACAAGATTTTTGAGATTGCAACTGTATTTTCCCCGAATGATGAGGAGGAGACAAGGGTTTCTGAGAAGAAAATGCTCTCAATTGCAATTGCAAGCACAAATTCAGATTTCACAAAGATTAAGCAGGTTGCAGAAGCCCTGCTCTCTGCACTTGG comes from Candidatus Woesearchaeota archaeon and encodes:
- the pheT gene encoding phenylalanine--tRNA ligase subunit beta, yielding MLEERICMLGTALDKIDSKELAVEVFPNRPDMLSVEGFARALSVFIGIKKGFKEYKVKKTPLKVDVDSSVKSVRPFIKCAVMRNVNLDDDAIKSLMQLQEKLHQTHGRKRKRVAIGVHDFDKIKFPLKYKAVKPDSYSFIPLGDKRKLTMEQILKRTPKGEAYAWILEGKKEYPIIVDAADNVVSFPPIINGILTQVTDETRNIFIDVTGTDELAVSQALNIIALTIADRGGIICSVKTGRDITPDLKPSQMPLDIPYANKMLSLNLKESDIKNLLSKMGIGYKGKKALIPAYRVDILHQMDLVEDIAVAYGYENFEPEFSEFSTTGEEDKREIFFRHVSEILVGLGFLETSTCHLTNYNNIKMKMNCDIGYIELANSVSSDYYILRPWLLPSLIKVLSENKNRELPHKIFEIATVFSPNDEEETRVSEKKMLSIAIASTNSDFTKIKQVAEALLSALGVKYSIDEGKHQSFISGRIADIIVSGKKIGFMGEISPQVLSNWEIETPVCALEIDMESIYSFI